The nucleotide sequence GCGCGGGTGGTGGCGAGGATCATCGCGGCGGCGAAGCGGACCTCACCGGCGCGTTTGCCGGCGACGACGACGCAGTTCGCGGACGCGGAGAGCGGTGAGCCGTATGCCTCGCAGAAGGCCGCGGTGTCGGCCAGCTCGGCGTCGATCTCGACGACGCCGACGGCGTCCGGATCGGGCAGGGCGGCGAGCGCCTTGGCGACAGGCTCGGCGAGCAGATCCGTGCGGGAGAGGGCGGGGACGACGGTGAGGCTTCCGGCGATGGTCCAGTTGGTCACAGCGCCACGATAGTCACCAGTTGCGGCCGCCGCGTTGCACCTCGATGAGCTTGGGGCGGACGTCCACGAGGTAGACCAGGACCGCGACCAGCGCGGGCAGCCACAGGATCATGCCGCCGCCGTAGAACTGGAAGAACGTCAGCACCACGGTGGACCCACCGGTGATGAGCATCCAGATGGGCTTGGTCTTCCGATCGGCGGCCGAGTACGCGTCCGCGCGCTGCAACAGCGCATGCACGAAAGCGAACAGCCCCGTCAGCGCGCCGCCCCAATGGATGGCGATGAGGATCCAGGTGGCAACGAACACGAACTCAGCTTACGTCAAACCGGGCGAATGACCCGGGCCCCCGGCACCGAAGCGGTGCCGGGGGCCCGGGAGTTCACGCGGACCTTACTTCTCGGTGGTCTTCGGCGCGGTGGCCGGCTTCTTGGCGGCCGGGCTGGTGGTGGTGCGGCGCGCGGGGGTCGTGGTCTTCGGCTCGGTCTTGT is from Amycolatopsis lurida and encodes:
- a CDS encoding DUF2516 family protein; this translates as MFVATWILIAIHWGGALTGLFAFVHALLQRADAYSAADRKTKPIWMLITGGSTVVLTFFQFYGGGMILWLPALVAVLVYLVDVRPKLIEVQRGGRNW